A stretch of the Capsicum annuum cultivar UCD-10X-F1 chromosome 8, UCD10Xv1.1, whole genome shotgun sequence genome encodes the following:
- the LOC107838865 gene encoding zinc finger CCCH domain-containing protein 20, translated as MMMIGRSPHSHPTVQVPPWDVMDDQTVDVHSPFSVSPDSAFDALTALQRYLPSNVNDVMFDSDGLDIPVDAFSCDNFRMYEFKVRKCARGRSHDWTECPYAHPGEKARRRDPRKYHYSGTSCPEFRKGQCKKGDACEYAHGVFECWLHPARYRTQPCKDGTHCHRRVCFFAHTPEQLRVLPQNSPRSHAELLDSFDGSPSRLGFESFSSSPLYDSPPVTPRGSLSLNSVNGLAESMRNMQIGMVRGMSSTPTPTWGLQMGSPVFGSPRSPSVLRPGFMSLPTTPTRNPIGLGLAVFDQWEKSCEEEPAMERVESGRDLRAKIYAKLSMENSLDSGAPDVGWVSKLLK; from the coding sequence ATGATGATGATTGGCCGATCACCTCACTCACATCCGACCGTCCAAGTGCCTCCTTGGGATGTTATGGATGATCAGACGGTTGATGTTCACTCCCCATTCTCCGTTAGTCCTGATTCTGCTTTCGACGCCTTGACGGCGTTGCAGCGTTACCTGCCGTCGAATGTAAATGATGTCATGTTTGATTCTGATGGGTTGGACATTCCGGTGGACGCTTTCTCATGTGATAACTTCCGTATGTATGAGTTCAAGGTGAGGAAGTGTGCACGTGGAAGGTCACATGACTGGACGGAGTGTCCGTACGCTCATCCCGGCGAGAAGGCTCGCCGGAGAGATCCTCGTAAGTATCATTACTCCGGCACTTCTTGTCCTGAGTTTCGTAAAGGTCAATGTAAGAAAGGTGATGCATGTGAGTACGCGCATGGCGTATTCGAGTGTTGGCTTCACCCTGCTCGCTATCGTACGCAGCCTTGTAAGGATGGGACCCACTGCCACCGGCGCGTGTGCTTTTTTGCTCACACGCCGGAGCAGCTCCGTGTTCTTCCTCAGAACAGTCCACGAAGCCATGCTGAGTTGCTTGACTCGTTCGACGGGTCTCCGAGTCGACTCGGATTTGAATCGTTCTCGTCGTCTCCGCTATATGACTCGCCTCCGGTGACTCCACGTGGATCACTGAGTCTTAACTCTGTTAATGGATTGGCTGAATCCATGCGTAATATGCAAATTGGGATGGTGAGAGGTATGAGTAGTACTCCTACCCCTACATGGGGGTTACAAATGGGTTCTCCAGTGTTTGGTTCACCACGGAGCCCATCAGTGCTCCGACCCGGGTTCATGAGCCTGCCAACAACGCCGACCCGGAATCCGATCGGCTTAGGACTGGCAGTGTTCGACCAGTGGGAGAAGAGTTGCGAAGAAGAGCCAGCTATGGAGAGGGTAGAATCTGGAAGGGATCTCAGAGCCAAAATTTATGCTAAACTGAGCATGGAGAACTCTCTTGACTCTGGTGCTCCGGATGTTGGATGGGTTTCCAAACTGTTGAAGTGA